In one window of Coleofasciculus chthonoplastes PCC 7420 DNA:
- a CDS encoding tetratricopeptide repeat protein, whose protein sequence is MDQKEFEQAFNRLTPRRKQVLRRVLAGETDGAIAKSLKIGEATVRKHIERTCQTLGLDNNHADERRYKRLEVAKLVAQYKPELLTNSTPVTANQVTPETANAKDTSDAEIGAAQTPEPTKLAEHPQDEPDVIWQLPAMTQSVREQLLKTFSQLIDEEPKRKQIAKNLNKIGYEHYLNGDFQSAAFYLQWAIEFNPNLGGVHYNLGSTYEKLEDSEGAYHHYQTAANYKGRAADAALSNLARLDILAGNSATAIERLLPRVTQVKDASVKSSVHKNLGWAYLLQKQYSDAQYHLQKAIELDSERAASYCLLAQVQDIQGDEKSALASWANCLTYDTRDKRRKEVAWRSPELDFWQFQARERLKPSGN, encoded by the coding sequence ATGGATCAAAAGGAGTTCGAGCAAGCATTTAATCGGCTAACACCCCGACGCAAGCAGGTGTTACGACGAGTATTGGCGGGTGAAACCGATGGAGCGATCGCCAAGTCTCTGAAGATTGGAGAAGCGACAGTCAGAAAACATATTGAACGGACTTGTCAAACATTAGGCTTAGACAATAACCATGCCGATGAGCGCCGTTACAAACGCTTGGAAGTCGCGAAGCTTGTTGCACAGTACAAACCTGAACTACTCACAAACTCCACCCCTGTCACTGCCAATCAGGTGACACCCGAAACAGCCAATGCCAAAGACACCAGTGATGCTGAGATAGGGGCTGCCCAAACCCCTGAGCCGACAAAATTAGCGGAACACCCTCAAGATGAACCTGATGTCATCTGGCAGTTACCCGCCATGACCCAATCTGTTCGCGAGCAGCTCCTCAAAACCTTCAGCCAACTAATTGACGAGGAACCCAAACGGAAGCAAATAGCTAAAAATCTCAACAAAATTGGCTATGAACACTACCTAAACGGGGACTTCCAAAGTGCTGCATTTTATTTACAGTGGGCAATTGAATTTAATCCCAACCTAGGCGGCGTTCACTACAACCTGGGTTCAACCTATGAAAAGCTAGAAGATAGTGAGGGAGCCTACCACCATTACCAAACAGCAGCCAACTACAAGGGACGCGCCGCCGATGCTGCCCTCAGTAACCTGGCTCGTTTGGACATTTTGGCAGGAAACAGCGCTACAGCGATTGAGCGGCTCTTGCCAAGAGTAACGCAAGTTAAGGATGCTTCCGTAAAATCCTCTGTACACAAAAATTTGGGTTGGGCGTATCTGCTGCAAAAGCAATATTCTGACGCTCAGTATCACCTGCAAAAGGCAATTGAATTAGATAGCGAACGTGCGGCTAGTTACTGTTTACTCGCACAAGTGCAAGACATTCAAGGGGACGAAAAAAGCGCTCTGGCATCATGGGCAAACTGCCTTACCTATGACACCAGAGACAAGAGACGAAAAGAAGTCGCTTGGAGATCTCCGGAATTAGACTTCTGGCAGTTTCAGGCACGCGAACGCCTAAAACCTTCAGGCAATTAA
- a CDS encoding helix-turn-helix domain-containing protein encodes MTVKTSGQHLTPFQRKLLQKSLQEDLPEKYRQRIEIMLLADEGISQAKICQTLGCCPATARHWIHIARSGMAHQWQESRIGRPKTVNDQYLERLKELVSHSPRDYGYSFGRWTGQWLSKHLAKELGIEVSDRNVNLLLKKMGLSTRPKSDSAPEVTELETPQGSRIRIGDLQSSSESELPWSLNLIKTSN; translated from the coding sequence ATGACGGTGAAAACATCAGGTCAGCATCTAACACCGTTTCAGCGCAAACTACTGCAAAAAAGTCTGCAAGAGGATTTACCGGAAAAGTACCGCCAGCGGATTGAAATCATGTTGCTGGCAGATGAAGGGATATCTCAAGCCAAAATTTGTCAAACCTTGGGGTGTTGTCCAGCAACCGCACGACATTGGATACACATCGCCCGTTCTGGAATGGCACACCAATGGCAAGAGAGTCGGATTGGTCGCCCGAAGACGGTTAATGATCAGTATTTAGAGCGGTTGAAAGAACTGGTGAGCCATAGTCCTCGTGATTATGGCTATTCCTTTGGGCGATGGACCGGGCAATGGTTAAGTAAGCATCTGGCGAAAGAATTGGGGATTGAGGTGAGCGATCGCAACGTTAACCTTTTGCTGAAGAAAATGGGACTCTCCACTCGACCCAAATCCGATTCAGCACCAGAGGTAACGGAGTTGGAAACCCCTCAAGGCTCTCGCATCAGAATTGGGGACTTGCAATCGTCTTCCGAGTCCGAACTCCCGTGGTCACTCAATCTTATCAAGACCAGTAACTAA
- a CDS encoding peptidase domain-containing ABC transporter: MVQKSSTFSQEQLGQQLAQTLGQALSDRELSNCFQQIQILQPTPGKRFWQTAEATVGLYIILAGKVRLLNSTDDLITSLETGASFGELTLFPEEEFHPYAARASVKLRLGYLPGDVLRSLIRQYPSIKEHLYSSAVRRDSQVRGANASQSTDNPAVTAFPHKSEAVVMSQLSEEQKPQSQISRAYFPNPTVKVGQWWGRITRRYPFFAQQSASDCGAACLVMVGRYWGKRFSVNRLRDIANVDRNGASLRGLAAAAESIGFTTRPVKASLNKLAEQRLPAIVHWQGKHYIVVYEVTGDRVIVADPAIGQRSLTHAQFKADWTGYTLLLQPTALLKQAQAASTPFWQFFELVKPHKLVLLEVLIASVLIQVFGLITPLFTQLLLDRVVVQRSTLTLTAVGLGLLLFSLFRVAMTGLRQYLLDHTANRVDLALIVGFISHTFRLPLSFFESRYVGDIISRVQENRKIQRFLTGEALSILLDLLTVFVYVGLMFWYSWKMALLTLVIVPPFVVLALIATPFLQRVSREIFAASSEETAYLIQSLTGIRTVKSMAVEQTVRWHWEDLLGKSIKTSFSGQVIGNTLQTFSLTIEAVVTTVLLWFGAWLVIQNELTIGQLVAFNMLLGNVISPFQRLIVLWNELQEVVIAVERINDVIDAEPEEDLHSSARQFLPPIRGHIRFEQVTFRYHPESDLNTLENVSFDVQPGQMVALVGRSGSGKTTISKLVLGLYPATEGKILIDGYDVTSLSLRSLRQQIGVVDQDTFLFGGTIRENITVGHPEATLDDVIEAAKQAGAHQFIKELPMGYETQIGEGGGMLSGGQRQRLAIARALLGNPRLLILDEATSNLDAESERIIQTNLNTILTNRTTLVIAHRLSTVRNADRILVLDRGVLVESGTHDELMAKRGQYFYLNQQQLTMTG; encoded by the coding sequence ATGGTTCAGAAGTCATCAACTTTTTCCCAGGAACAGCTTGGTCAACAGCTTGCCCAAACCTTGGGACAGGCTCTTTCAGATAGGGAACTCTCAAACTGTTTTCAGCAGATTCAAATTCTCCAGCCAACCCCCGGTAAACGGTTCTGGCAGACAGCAGAGGCGACGGTGGGACTCTATATTATTTTGGCAGGTAAAGTCAGATTGCTCAATAGTACAGATGATTTAATCACGTCACTAGAGACAGGGGCGTCATTTGGTGAACTCACGCTGTTTCCAGAGGAGGAATTTCACCCCTATGCGGCTAGAGCTTCCGTCAAGTTGAGGCTTGGCTATCTTCCCGGTGATGTTTTGCGATCGCTCATTCGCCAGTATCCCTCGATAAAAGAGCATTTGTACTCATCCGCAGTACGCCGCGATTCACAGGTGAGGGGGGCAAACGCCAGCCAATCGACGGACAACCCAGCGGTTACAGCATTTCCCCATAAATCTGAGGCGGTTGTCATGTCTCAACTGTCTGAGGAACAAAAACCCCAGTCCCAGATTAGTCGAGCGTACTTCCCCAACCCTACCGTAAAAGTAGGTCAGTGGTGGGGGCGAATCACCCGACGCTATCCCTTCTTTGCCCAGCAAAGTGCCTCGGATTGCGGTGCGGCTTGCTTGGTGATGGTGGGGCGTTACTGGGGGAAGCGGTTTAGTGTGAATCGCCTGCGGGACATTGCCAATGTTGACCGGAATGGCGCGTCACTGCGCGGGTTAGCCGCCGCTGCTGAGAGTATTGGGTTTACGACTCGTCCGGTGAAAGCTAGTTTGAATAAACTGGCTGAACAACGGTTACCGGCGATTGTCCATTGGCAAGGGAAGCACTATATTGTCGTTTATGAAGTCACAGGCGATCGCGTGATTGTGGCTGATCCGGCTATTGGTCAGCGTAGCCTAACTCATGCCCAATTTAAAGCGGATTGGACAGGCTATACCTTATTACTCCAACCTACAGCCCTGCTCAAGCAGGCTCAAGCAGCCAGCACTCCCTTCTGGCAATTCTTTGAACTCGTAAAACCCCACAAACTGGTATTGCTGGAGGTGTTGATTGCGTCAGTTCTGATTCAGGTTTTTGGACTAATCACACCCCTATTTACTCAGTTACTGTTAGATCGGGTAGTTGTACAGCGCAGCACGTTGACGTTAACCGCCGTTGGGTTAGGCTTACTCCTCTTTAGCTTGTTTCGAGTCGCCATGACTGGACTACGGCAGTACCTTTTGGACCATACCGCCAACCGAGTCGATTTAGCGCTGATTGTCGGTTTTATTAGCCATACGTTCCGGCTTCCCTTGAGTTTCTTTGAGTCCCGTTATGTGGGAGACATTATTTCTCGTGTCCAGGAAAATCGCAAGATTCAGCGTTTTCTTACGGGGGAAGCTCTATCCATTCTTCTGGATTTATTAACTGTATTTGTCTATGTGGGATTAATGTTTTGGTACAGTTGGAAGATGGCGCTGTTAACGTTAGTAATTGTCCCACCATTTGTGGTATTGGCATTAATTGCGACACCGTTTTTACAGCGGGTTTCCCGTGAGATTTTTGCGGCGTCTAGTGAAGAGACAGCGTACTTAATCCAATCCTTGACCGGTATTCGTACTGTCAAATCCATGGCAGTTGAGCAAACGGTGCGCTGGCATTGGGAGGATTTGTTAGGTAAGTCGATTAAAACGTCCTTTTCTGGGCAGGTGATTGGCAATACACTCCAGACATTTAGCTTAACCATTGAAGCCGTAGTCACGACAGTCCTACTCTGGTTTGGCGCGTGGCTGGTGATTCAAAATGAACTCACGATTGGGCAATTAGTCGCGTTTAATATGTTGCTGGGGAATGTGATTAGTCCTTTCCAGCGGCTGATTGTGTTGTGGAATGAGTTGCAGGAAGTAGTGATTGCGGTGGAGCGGATTAATGATGTGATTGATGCTGAACCCGAGGAAGATTTACACTCCTCAGCTCGTCAATTCTTACCCCCAATTCGCGGACATATTCGGTTTGAGCAAGTCACGTTTCGTTACCATCCCGAAAGTGATCTGAATACGCTAGAAAATGTCAGTTTTGACGTGCAGCCAGGGCAAATGGTGGCGCTGGTTGGGCGTAGTGGTTCAGGGAAAACGACGATTTCTAAACTGGTTTTGGGACTTTATCCTGCGACTGAAGGGAAGATTCTCATTGATGGCTACGATGTTACCAGTTTATCCCTGCGATCGCTCCGTCAGCAAATTGGTGTGGTTGACCAGGATACGTTTCTATTTGGGGGTACAATACGGGAGAATATTACAGTGGGTCATCCCGAAGCTACGTTGGATGATGTGATTGAAGCCGCTAAACAGGCGGGAGCGCATCAGTTTATTAAAGAATTGCCCATGGGTTATGAAACCCAAATTGGTGAAGGGGGAGGAATGTTATCGGGGGGACAACGACAGCGTCTCGCGATTGCTCGTGCTTTATTAGGAAATCCGCGATTGTTGATTTTAGATGAAGCGACGAGTAATCTGGATGCTGAATCGGAACGGATTATTCAGACTAATCTGAATACGATTCTGACGAATCGGACAACGTTGGTGATTGCTCATCGCCTGTCAACAGTCCGGAATGCTGACCGAATTTTGGTGTTAGATAGAGGCGTTTTGGTGGAAAGCGGAACTCACGATGAATTAATGGCAAAGCGGGGTCAGTATTTTTACCTGAATCAGCAACAACTTACGATGACGGGTTGA
- a CDS encoding HlyD family efflux transporter periplasmic adaptor subunit, producing MNNEELTIKKNMPNLSTQEPGSRNGHYRGEKEQTEAIMTDNPAQTALPNQVNSSEQMSEDWSSLTKELIDTVPRVWTRGLLYFLVVFAGITLPWAMLSKVDETGSARGRLEPQGNVFKVDAPVAGTVAKVLVKEGQLVTNKQPLLELESEEIKSELQQAQTRLEGQQNRLAQLELMKNQLLLGVRTQQQQNQAQSLEKQAQVEQARQNLESLRNSYNLQKEEKLAQVNQANKNLEYSKTALNLAEIRLAKAQREVQRYRQIQEQGVVPEIKVVEQEDLAQERQRLQEQAESDVQQAKLRKEEQQSSYQRIIHQAQSDIEQAKLRLQEQEKSYQSLIHSGKIAILKSEEQLKQLQTQITALKAEIAQSKSQIQAWEFQLGQRVLRAPVSGTVFQLPIQRTGAVVQPTTLIAEIAPKNASLILRAQMATSESGTLREGMLVKMKFDAYPFQDYGVIEGTVSQISPTSKVTETEQGAIATFDLEIELEQTCIQTSQGCTALTPGQTATAEVIVRQRRIIDFIINPFKKLQKGGLDL from the coding sequence ATGAACAATGAAGAATTAACAATCAAGAAGAATATGCCAAACCTATCGACACAGGAACCAGGGAGTCGGAATGGTCACTATCGTGGTGAGAAAGAACAGACTGAAGCGATTATGACTGATAATCCGGCTCAAACAGCACTACCTAATCAGGTAAACTCCTCTGAACAGATGAGTGAGGATTGGTCATCCTTGACTAAGGAACTGATTGATACTGTACCGCGAGTTTGGACGCGGGGGTTGTTGTATTTTTTAGTCGTGTTTGCGGGGATTACCTTACCCTGGGCTATGCTATCTAAAGTCGATGAAACCGGGAGTGCCAGAGGACGACTAGAGCCGCAGGGAAATGTGTTTAAAGTCGATGCACCCGTGGCGGGGACAGTAGCTAAGGTTTTAGTTAAGGAAGGTCAATTGGTAACAAACAAGCAGCCGTTACTGGAACTAGAATCTGAGGAGATTAAGAGCGAACTTCAGCAAGCTCAGACGAGATTGGAAGGGCAACAAAATCGGCTGGCACAGTTAGAATTAATGAAAAACCAATTGCTTCTGGGAGTTCGCACTCAACAACAACAGAACCAGGCTCAATCATTGGAAAAACAGGCTCAAGTGGAGCAAGCACGGCAGAATTTAGAGTCTCTCAGAAATTCTTACAATTTACAAAAGGAGGAGAAACTGGCGCAAGTCAATCAGGCAAATAAAAACCTTGAATATAGCAAAACTGCCTTGAATTTAGCAGAAATTCGTTTAGCTAAGGCACAACGAGAAGTCCAACGTTACCGCCAAATTCAGGAGCAAGGTGTGGTTCCCGAAATTAAGGTAGTTGAGCAGGAAGATTTGGCTCAAGAACGGCAACGATTGCAGGAACAAGCGGAGTCGGATGTGCAGCAAGCGAAGCTACGGAAGGAAGAGCAACAAAGCAGCTATCAGAGGATTATTCATCAAGCCCAGTCTGATATTGAGCAAGCCAAACTGCGCTTACAAGAGCAGGAAAAGAGCTATCAAAGTTTGATTCATTCGGGGAAAATAGCTATACTAAAAAGTGAAGAACAGCTCAAACAACTGCAAACCCAAATTACCGCCCTTAAAGCCGAAATTGCTCAGAGTAAAAGTCAGATTCAAGCTTGGGAATTTCAGTTAGGACAACGAGTGTTACGCGCCCCCGTGAGTGGGACAGTTTTTCAGTTACCGATTCAACGCACTGGGGCGGTAGTACAACCGACTACATTAATTGCTGAAATTGCACCCAAGAATGCTTCTCTTATTCTGCGGGCGCAGATGGCGACATCTGAAAGTGGAACGCTGCGTGAAGGGATGCTTGTCAAGATGAAGTTTGATGCTTATCCGTTTCAAGATTACGGAGTAATTGAAGGAACAGTAAGCCAGATTTCGCCCACGTCTAAGGTGACGGAAACTGAGCAGGGTGCGATTGCTACCTTTGACCTAGAAATTGAGTTGGAACAGACTTGTATCCAAACTTCACAAGGGTGTACTGCCTTAACGCCGGGACAGACAGCAACGGCTGAGGTTATTGTTCGGCAGCGACGCATTATTGATTTCATTATTAATCCATTTAAAAAGTTACAAAAGGGAGGACTTGATTTGTAA
- a CDS encoding peptidylprolyl isomerase — MSQVITITNEDILNQVKLSCQIPDLVEQIVTRKIITTAASEAGITMETEELQETANQFRFMNKLLSADETWTWLKKQSLSLDDFEEIVYYTAISGKLAAYLFADKVEPYFYEHQLDYASAVIYEVVLDDEDLAMELFYAITTEEMSFYDVAQQYIQTVELRRKGGYRGMVQRQDMKPEISAAVFAATPPQMLKPIMTSQGVHLIFVEEMIQPELDDKTRLEIVSNLFSAWLKQKIEQVEIISRLESNNNVD; from the coding sequence ATGTCACAAGTTATTACGATTACAAATGAAGACATTTTGAATCAGGTCAAGCTATCTTGCCAAATTCCTGATTTAGTTGAGCAGATTGTGACTCGTAAGATTATTACGACTGCGGCTAGTGAAGCTGGAATAACGATGGAAACTGAGGAACTTCAAGAAACTGCCAATCAGTTTCGATTCATGAATAAGCTTCTCAGTGCTGATGAGACGTGGACGTGGTTGAAAAAACAGAGTCTATCTTTAGATGATTTTGAAGAAATTGTTTATTACACGGCTATCTCTGGGAAATTAGCTGCTTATTTATTTGCCGATAAGGTTGAACCCTACTTTTATGAGCATCAGTTAGATTATGCGAGTGCAGTAATTTATGAGGTGGTGCTGGATGATGAAGACTTAGCGATGGAACTATTCTATGCAATCACTACAGAGGAGATGAGTTTTTATGATGTTGCTCAACAATACATTCAAACTGTGGAGTTGCGGCGAAAAGGAGGATATCGAGGGATGGTTCAACGTCAGGATATGAAGCCGGAGATTTCGGCTGCTGTTTTTGCTGCTACGCCGCCGCAGATGCTGAAGCCTATTATGACGTCTCAGGGGGTACACTTAATTTTTGTTGAGGAGATGATTCAACCGGAATTGGATGATAAAACTCGCCTTGAAATTGTTTCAAATTTATTTAGTGCATGGCTGAAGCAAAAAATTGAGCAAGTTGAAATTATTAGTCGGCTCGAATCAAACAACAACGTGGATTAA
- a CDS encoding peptidylprolyl isomerase yields MPEDLISKLSRPDISPATDEEILAYLRRSRQIAKIAAAIDRETVIMNACKQLGIVISEEELQAAGDSFRQEHKLLSAPETLAWLAQYRMTVEDWSRGIHVSLLTQRLKEILFGETVDTHYMSNRNDYRRVALSQILVYERVEAERIIQLIRVQPASFCALALDYSQGKQSKENGGFLGIHFLAELQPEIAQAVTNRSEGEVIDPIQTQLGYHILKLEKWLPIEFREVREQILEYLFQTWLENKSYSTHLV; encoded by the coding sequence ATGCCAGAAGATTTGATTTCTAAATTATCACGACCAGACATTTCACCAGCAACCGACGAGGAAATCCTTGCATATTTACGACGTTCTCGCCAAATAGCTAAAATAGCTGCTGCTATTGACCGAGAAACAGTGATCATGAATGCCTGTAAGCAGCTAGGAATTGTTATTTCTGAGGAAGAGTTACAAGCCGCAGGGGATAGCTTTCGTCAAGAACATAAGCTGTTAAGTGCGCCTGAAACCTTGGCATGGTTAGCACAGTATCGTATGACTGTAGAGGATTGGTCACGGGGAATTCATGTATCGCTACTGACACAACGGTTAAAGGAAATTCTTTTCGGTGAAACTGTTGATACTCATTATATGAGTAACCGCAATGATTATCGGCGCGTCGCTCTATCTCAGATTTTAGTGTATGAACGGGTTGAAGCTGAGAGAATCATCCAACTTATCCGAGTACAGCCCGCTTCGTTTTGCGCTTTAGCTCTGGACTATTCTCAAGGGAAACAGTCAAAAGAAAATGGTGGTTTTTTGGGTATTCACTTTCTCGCAGAGTTACAACCAGAAATTGCCCAAGCTGTGACCAATCGCTCTGAAGGAGAAGTGATTGATCCTATTCAAACACAACTAGGCTACCACATTCTAAAACTTGAGAAGTGGTTGCCGATTGAATTTAGGGAAGTAAGGGAGCAAATATTGGAGTATCTCTTTCAGACTTGGCTAGAGAATAAAAGCTACTCTACACATCTTGTCTAA
- a CDS encoding aldo/keto reductase produces MKLTDLMPSPVVSSRQIRPVVNKGLESDLPFYRKLGRTDLTVSCLGLGGGGGISSEDTLYAFEQGINYFFYSSDLHHYIYSSMSDALRKLCGRKSSVREKVVLATVTYIKSPEMAISALLDQFLELKIDYIDILFWGWIGTNDGSVLKDCLQLSPDLRGANSVYQRTVERMIGTSERLKQMGAVRYIGASFHDVNLARMWSNSPLLDVVMVRHNVAHRSAQSHLFNPLDVQNPQRPGIVTFKSTGSHSGALWDAPPGLPEECWRPLVPDLYRYSLSQNCVDVCLMGLQERWEIDAAIAATRKGKLTATEIDYLNLYGDLHLRKIPVDDILTEKLLCSI; encoded by the coding sequence ATGAAACTAACTGACCTCATGCCGTCACCCGTCGTCTCATCACGGCAAATCCGCCCTGTTGTGAATAAAGGTTTGGAGTCTGATTTGCCTTTTTACCGTAAACTAGGACGGACTGATTTAACCGTTAGTTGTCTGGGATTAGGGGGCGGTGGTGGCATTTCCAGTGAAGACACTCTCTACGCTTTCGAGCAAGGAATTAACTACTTTTTTTATTCGAGTGATTTGCACCACTATATCTATAGTTCCATGTCTGATGCCCTGCGTAAATTATGCGGGCGGAAATCATCGGTACGCGAGAAAGTGGTACTGGCGACGGTAACTTACATCAAAAGTCCTGAGATGGCAATCTCTGCGTTATTAGATCAGTTTCTGGAACTAAAAATTGACTACATTGATATATTGTTTTGGGGCTGGATAGGTACGAATGATGGATCAGTTTTAAAGGATTGCTTGCAGCTTTCCCCCGATTTGAGAGGCGCTAATTCTGTTTATCAGCGCACGGTCGAAAGAATGATTGGTACATCAGAGCGACTCAAGCAAATGGGAGCTGTTCGTTATATTGGTGCTTCTTTTCACGATGTCAATCTAGCAAGGATGTGGTCTAATAGTCCACTATTGGATGTGGTGATGGTTCGTCATAATGTTGCTCATCGGTCTGCCCAGAGTCACCTGTTCAATCCGTTAGATGTGCAGAACCCACAACGACCCGGTATTGTTACGTTTAAGTCTACGGGTTCTCATTCAGGAGCGCTCTGGGATGCTCCCCCCGGTCTGCCAGAGGAATGTTGGCGACCTTTAGTGCCAGATTTATACCGCTACTCCTTAAGCCAAAATTGTGTGGATGTCTGCTTAATGGGTTTACAAGAGCGATGGGAAATTGATGCCGCGATCGCAGCTACCCGAAAGGGCAAATTAACGGCTACAGAAATTGATTACCTTAACCTCTATGGCGATTTACATCTCAGGAAAATCCCAGTTGACGATATTCTCACTGAAAAATTACTTTGCTCTATCTAA
- a CDS encoding T3SS effector HopA1 family protein — MQLLDSLQTQRTTEATGRLLDVLDDIVNQVEIQSKFSIRHPDYKPWELPAETVARFQTMPEQIQQKYLSLQLCNFLYGIYYNGSMRTALALDGKGNNLPLDLENKTVLGVDVGFYERLHQSNQGKGYFDPGWYIVRQESDGTLAVTKKGLTLHIQRSQHLHPVEAQTDVGNWVAIRMPQNVVQNGFYMAVGNAGFQSHHHPGYSPELVRVYFSLTPEGAIALMNSLTQQLNDISIPFTFKVLYNPTDYGRYDSGVLYFEKSNYEAVRQVLESIYAQTRGHFHPDVPLFTKLLAPGLGLAEEPDQKFAAQESFGMNRCQIVANGLLDAWHKGDNSPNSRMNAILQQFSRLGIDWQRSYLNANSEDIYTPLNR, encoded by the coding sequence ATGCAATTACTCGATTCTCTTCAAACTCAGCGAACAACTGAGGCAACTGGGCGATTACTCGATGTTCTGGATGATATTGTTAATCAAGTTGAAATTCAGTCTAAATTCTCGATACGTCATCCCGACTACAAACCGTGGGAATTGCCGGCTGAGACAGTTGCCCGTTTTCAGACAATGCCTGAACAGATACAGCAGAAGTATCTGAGTCTGCAACTGTGTAATTTTCTCTACGGTATTTATTACAACGGTTCGATGCGAACTGCCCTAGCACTTGATGGCAAGGGGAATAATTTGCCCTTGGATCTGGAAAATAAGACGGTTTTGGGGGTAGATGTTGGATTTTACGAACGATTGCACCAAAGCAATCAGGGAAAGGGATACTTCGATCCAGGTTGGTATATCGTCAGGCAAGAGAGTGATGGCACTCTTGCTGTAACGAAGAAGGGGTTAACGTTACATATCCAGCGCTCGCAACATCTCCACCCTGTTGAAGCGCAGACGGATGTAGGGAACTGGGTAGCGATCCGGATGCCCCAAAATGTTGTACAAAACGGGTTTTACATGGCAGTTGGCAATGCGGGGTTCCAGAGTCATCATCATCCCGGCTACTCTCCAGAGCTGGTGCGCGTCTACTTCAGCCTAACCCCTGAAGGCGCGATCGCACTCATGAATAGTCTGACACAGCAGTTGAACGACATTTCCATTCCATTTACCTTTAAGGTACTATACAACCCCACTGACTACGGACGTTATGACTCAGGAGTTCTCTATTTTGAGAAGTCTAACTATGAGGCTGTTCGTCAGGTTCTTGAGAGTATTTATGCCCAAACACGAGGGCATTTTCACCCAGATGTGCCTCTATTCACTAAATTACTTGCACCGGGGCTAGGTTTAGCAGAGGAACCTGACCAAAAATTTGCAGCCCAAGAAAGTTTTGGGATGAATCGCTGCCAAATTGTTGCCAATGGTTTACTGGACGCTTGGCACAAAGGGGATAATTCGCCAAATAGTCGGATGAACGCGATCCTCCAGCAGTTCTCCCGCTTAGGGATTGACTGGCAGCGTTCCTACCTCAATGCCAACTCTGAAGACATTTACACACCGTTGAACCGATGA